A portion of the Enterobacter sp. SA187 genome contains these proteins:
- a CDS encoding DUF1120 domain-containing protein, whose product MKTLLKATALAGMMLTASAGAAIDDNTLQVTGTVTPASCLPALSNGGEVNFGNTISEKLTQKDNQLPPKTLTFTITCDHAAKVSLHMVDNNTVGHRLMVIKNAYHNDDDNNEAAYQFGIGKNSKGDAVGAYSVTIAGSPVVNGDATNVIVSAGGVWGYSQTHAFTNGTGVNALLSVAKPDGEIIPMAFKVLEMTLRINAAVASNTDVEMTDAIEFDGSSTIVMTYL is encoded by the coding sequence ATGAAAACCCTACTGAAAGCCACTGCTCTGGCAGGCATGATGCTGACAGCCTCCGCAGGCGCAGCCATTGATGATAATACGCTGCAAGTGACGGGAACTGTGACGCCAGCATCCTGCCTCCCGGCACTGTCGAACGGGGGTGAAGTCAATTTTGGCAATACGATTTCGGAAAAGCTGACGCAAAAGGATAACCAGCTGCCGCCTAAGACCCTCACTTTTACCATCACCTGCGACCATGCGGCGAAAGTATCCCTGCATATGGTTGACAATAACACCGTGGGTCACCGGCTGATGGTCATTAAAAATGCTTACCATAATGATGACGACAATAATGAGGCCGCCTACCAGTTCGGCATCGGCAAAAACAGCAAAGGCGATGCCGTGGGCGCGTACAGCGTGACAATCGCCGGCAGTCCTGTGGTGAATGGTGACGCCACCAACGTTATTGTCTCCGCTGGCGGCGTCTGGGGGTATAGCCAGACTCATGCGTTTACCAACGGGACTGGTGTTAACGCTTTACTGAGCGTGGCAAAACCTGATGGTGAAATTATCCCGATGGCCTTTAAGGTTCTGGAAATGACGCTGAGAATTAATGCGGCCGTGGCCTCTAACACGGATGTGGAGATGACCGACGCCATTGAGTTTGACGGCAGCTCCACTATCGTAATGACTTACCTGTAA
- a CDS encoding DUF1120 domain-containing protein, translating into MEMKSVLKTTALGVLMMTAMTAQALPVNTNLIVKGTITPAACVPTLANNGVIDFGDTSAGRLPENGSLALEAKSLTATVTCASAASVAMTFKDNRADTVSLVGGESTKAEQAFGLGNAGGINIGSYGIKITHITGDSADGVVLHSSDKESWSKLASTEFVNNNAVPQYLTFGLSGNNVPKEAKVLTFDLQVIPALNSALKDISEAVNLDGNATLSFEYL; encoded by the coding sequence ATGGAAATGAAGTCCGTTCTGAAAACCACCGCGTTAGGCGTCCTGATGATGACCGCGATGACCGCGCAGGCCTTGCCGGTCAATACCAATCTGATCGTCAAAGGCACCATTACGCCTGCCGCCTGCGTGCCGACGCTGGCTAACAACGGTGTTATCGACTTTGGGGACACCTCCGCCGGAAGACTGCCAGAAAATGGCAGCCTGGCGCTGGAAGCAAAAAGCCTGACCGCCACAGTAACCTGCGCCAGCGCCGCCAGCGTGGCGATGACCTTTAAAGATAACCGTGCGGATACCGTTTCGCTGGTCGGCGGTGAAAGCACGAAAGCGGAACAGGCGTTTGGGCTGGGTAACGCCGGGGGGATCAATATTGGTTCGTACGGTATAAAAATCACCCATATCACGGGCGACAGCGCCGATGGCGTGGTGCTGCACAGTAGCGATAAAGAGAGCTGGTCCAAATTGGCGTCGACGGAATTCGTCAATAACAACGCCGTCCCGCAATATCTGACTTTTGGGCTCAGCGGCAACAATGTGCCGAAAGAAGCGAAAGTGCTCACCTTCGATCTGCAGGTCATCCCGGCGCTGAATTCAGCTTTAAAAGACATTTCTGAAGCAGTAAACCTTGATGGCAATGCCACCCTCAGCTTTGAGTACCTGTGA
- a CDS encoding fimbria/pilus outer membrane usher protein: protein MTPFRLNLSLSGTQNSRGYRDLQDTFSEGEALHTRHDYALSLGWSHQLTGSFSLGYSRSSGFDASSDATRLTASWSKTFSRASVNLSWQHEIDRDSGRYASAAYQSGGDTLYLNVSIPFGAQSLNLSAHDDGSSTRFGAQTAGKITPQVGYNLSAETTDNHGERRINGGLTANLRYVQLGLNAGTSGHNSRNSSATLDGGMVAHAGGLTFSPYAVQETFGIATLDIPMSGVEISTPQGTVWTDRWGNAVVPSLAAYQRSNVMVNTESLPKNVDISNGMRTVSAGHGSVSQLQFGVLAVRRVMLTLIMPDGRPVNKGTAIFNAAGQYVTTAVEDGVVFIVDVENSGELYAPVDDAGHQCRLIFAPGDEPDLDAFYEHARATCVAGEAL, encoded by the coding sequence ATGACGCCGTTTCGCCTGAACCTGAGCCTGTCCGGCACGCAGAACAGCCGGGGCTACCGGGATTTGCAGGATACTTTCAGCGAGGGGGAAGCGCTCCATACCAGGCATGACTACGCCCTGTCACTGGGCTGGTCGCATCAACTGACGGGCAGCTTTTCGCTGGGGTATTCCCGTTCGTCTGGATTTGACGCCAGCAGCGACGCCACGCGCCTGACCGCTTCCTGGAGCAAAACCTTCAGCCGGGCCTCGGTAAATCTTAGCTGGCAGCATGAAATCGACCGGGACTCCGGGCGTTATGCCAGCGCGGCTTACCAGAGCGGCGGCGACACCTTATACCTCAATGTCAGCATTCCGTTTGGCGCACAGAGCCTCAACCTCTCCGCCCATGACGACGGCAGCAGTACCCGCTTTGGTGCGCAGACGGCGGGCAAAATAACGCCACAGGTCGGCTACAACCTGTCGGCGGAAACTACAGACAACCACGGCGAACGCCGCATAAACGGCGGCCTGACCGCCAATCTGCGCTACGTCCAACTTGGCCTTAACGCCGGGACGAGCGGGCATAACAGCCGCAACAGCTCGGCGACGCTCGATGGCGGCATGGTAGCCCACGCGGGCGGGCTGACCTTCTCGCCTTACGCCGTGCAGGAAACCTTCGGCATCGCCACCCTCGATATACCCATGTCAGGCGTGGAAATCAGCACGCCGCAGGGCACGGTATGGACCGATCGCTGGGGCAACGCCGTGGTGCCGTCCCTCGCTGCTTATCAACGCTCAAACGTCATGGTGAACACTGAATCGCTGCCGAAAAACGTCGACATCAGTAACGGTATGAGGACGGTGAGCGCCGGGCACGGCTCGGTAAGCCAGTTGCAGTTTGGCGTGCTGGCGGTGCGCCGCGTGATGCTGACGCTGATCATGCCGGACGGCAGACCGGTAAACAAAGGCACGGCGATTTTCAATGCCGCCGGGCAGTACGTCACCACTGCGGTAGAGGACGGCGTGGTCTTTATCGTCGATGTGGAAAACAGCGGTGAGCTCTACGCGCCGGTCGATGACGCGGGCCACCAGTGTCGTCTGATCTTTGCGCCCGGCGATGAGCCGGATCTGGACGCATTTTACGAACACGCCCGCGCAACCTGCGTGGCGGGAGAAGCTTTATGA